The following are encoded together in the Candidatus Kaelpia aquatica genome:
- the rpsJ gene encoding 30S ribosomal protein S10, with protein MAKESKMKIRIKLKSYDYKLIDQSAEQIVNTAKRTGAKISGPIPLPTRKEIFTVIRSPHVFKRSREQFQLCTHKRLIEMLEPTAKTIDALRKLNLPAGVHVEIK; from the coding sequence ATGGCTAAAGAAAGCAAAATGAAAATAAGAATAAAGTTGAAGTCTTACGACTACAAATTGATAGATCAGTCTGCAGAGCAGATAGTCAATACTGCAAAGCGAACAGGTGCGAAGATTTCAGGTCCGATACCATTGCCTACTCGCAAAGAGATATTTACTGTTATAAGGTCTCCTCATGTCTTCAAGAGATCTAGAGAGCAGTTTCAGCTCTGCACACATAAGAGATTGATTGAGATGTTGGAGCCGACAGCTAAAACTATTGATGCCTTAAGGAAATTAAATCTTCCTGCAGGAGTACATGTGGAGATAAAGTAA
- a CDS encoding elongation factor Tu, translating to GDNVEFVIELIKPVALEKELRFAIREGGRTVGAGVVSEIIE from the coding sequence GGTGATAATGTTGAATTTGTAATAGAGTTAATCAAACCCGTAGCACTTGAGAAAGAATTACGTTTTGCTATCCGTGAAGGCGGTAGAACGGTAGGTGCTGGGGTTGTTTCTGAGATCATAGAATAG